One segment of Paraburkholderia caribensis DNA contains the following:
- a CDS encoding sensor histidine kinase, whose product MTIALGSSLSRRWHTANLRLLSAYGLIFSITVMMLLAVLCFVVTREMERQNDIVMDWQLTYFDSLPQDQVAEAVQRRLEHERMHAAYYGLFAADGKHIAGDVTRVPRGVPTDRSPVTLDRTLPVGEGVAAPVVRAMANRSSNGDILVVARDLTHIIRIRDDLVNTLLIAGPFCLIVGMAGGLALSFRQVRRLSNIRRVTQAIARGDLNQRLPVGGRDELDMLAHLVNHMLDEVERLMTEVKGACDGIAHDLRTPLAHVRTLLAHIDQHARPCGDPMLLDMLSRARKETDSLLERFRAMLRISEIGALQRRGGFAQVQLEDLVRDVCELYEPLAEARSIELTVQSEPVELIHGDRALLFEALSNLVDNAIKFVLDNGVVSIELKQTPFGPLAAVIDNGPGIPSTERGAIMQRFYRAEQTRHLAGSGLGLSVVCAVMRVHDFRLTIDDCAPGTRAAVECWSHTLA is encoded by the coding sequence ATGACTATTGCACTTGGCTCGAGCCTATCGCGCCGCTGGCATACCGCAAACCTTCGGCTCCTTTCCGCCTACGGGCTGATCTTTTCGATCACGGTGATGATGCTGCTCGCCGTGCTCTGTTTCGTCGTGACGAGAGAAATGGAGCGACAAAACGATATCGTGATGGACTGGCAACTTACCTATTTTGATTCGCTCCCGCAGGATCAAGTTGCTGAAGCCGTTCAGCGCCGTCTGGAGCACGAGCGCATGCATGCCGCATACTATGGGCTGTTCGCGGCTGATGGGAAGCACATTGCGGGGGACGTGACGCGCGTGCCGCGCGGCGTGCCGACCGATCGTAGTCCCGTCACGCTCGACCGTACGTTACCTGTCGGCGAAGGAGTGGCCGCGCCTGTGGTCCGCGCGATGGCCAATCGCAGCAGTAACGGTGATATTCTGGTTGTGGCGCGCGATCTAACCCACATCATCCGCATCCGCGACGACCTCGTGAACACCCTGCTCATCGCCGGCCCGTTCTGCCTGATCGTAGGGATGGCGGGAGGCCTTGCGTTGAGCTTTCGGCAGGTGCGCCGGCTGAGTAACATCCGGCGGGTTACGCAGGCGATTGCGAGGGGTGATCTAAATCAGCGGTTGCCCGTAGGCGGGCGAGATGAACTCGACATGCTTGCGCATCTCGTCAATCACATGCTCGACGAGGTCGAGCGTTTGATGACAGAAGTGAAAGGCGCATGTGACGGCATTGCTCATGATCTGCGCACGCCGCTCGCTCACGTGCGTACGCTGCTTGCACATATCGACCAGCATGCACGACCATGCGGCGATCCCATGCTTCTCGATATGCTTTCGCGCGCACGCAAGGAAACCGATTCATTATTAGAGCGCTTTCGCGCCATGTTGCGCATTTCAGAAATCGGCGCGTTGCAACGTCGCGGGGGATTTGCACAGGTGCAACTGGAAGACCTCGTGCGCGATGTCTGTGAACTGTATGAGCCGCTCGCAGAGGCACGCTCAATCGAATTGACCGTACAAAGCGAGCCGGTCGAGCTCATTCATGGCGATCGCGCGCTGCTTTTCGAAGCGCTGAGCAATTTAGTCGACAATGCGATTAAGTTCGTGCTTGATAACGGAGTGGTGAGCATCGAGCTCAAACAAACGCCGTTCGGTCCGCTGGCAGCCGTGATCGACAACGGGCCGGGCATCCCCAGCACGGAACGGGGCGCCATCATGCAACGATTCTACCGCGCCGAGCAGACCCGGCATCTTGCAGGGTCTGGGCTGGGCCTGAGTGTCGTGTGCGCCGTCATGAGGGTTCACGACTTCAGGCTGACCATCGACGACTGCGCACCGGGCACCCGCGCGGCGGTCGAATGCTGGTCACATACACTCGCGTAG
- a CDS encoding response regulator transcription factor — translation MLRVLTIEDDDVAASEIVNELTRRGYSVQRISDGRDGMTHALNDEYDIITLDRMLPGVDGLTILKTMRSIGITTPVLMVSALGDVDERVRGLRAGGDDYLTKPFDPEEMVARLEVLLRRRSTPHGQSETSLTVGPIELDLIARRVTRDGQEIPLLPTEYRVLEYMMRHTGRTITRTMLFEAVWGYHFDPGTNLIDVHMGRLRKKIDPPGTQPMIQTVRGSGYIFG, via the coding sequence ATGTTGCGAGTGCTCACCATTGAAGACGACGATGTCGCCGCAAGCGAGATCGTCAACGAACTGACGCGACGCGGATACTCCGTTCAGCGTATTAGCGACGGGCGCGATGGCATGACCCACGCGCTCAACGACGAATACGACATCATCACGCTCGACAGGATGTTGCCAGGCGTTGATGGCCTGACCATATTGAAAACCATGCGCAGCATCGGCATCACCACGCCAGTTCTGATGGTGAGCGCACTGGGCGATGTCGATGAGCGTGTAAGAGGGTTGCGAGCGGGTGGCGACGACTATCTCACGAAGCCGTTCGATCCGGAGGAAATGGTTGCTCGACTCGAAGTGCTGTTGCGGCGGCGCTCGACGCCGCATGGGCAGTCTGAAACCTCGCTGACGGTCGGTCCGATTGAACTCGACCTTATTGCACGCAGGGTAACGCGCGACGGGCAGGAAATTCCTCTGCTGCCGACTGAGTATCGCGTGCTCGAGTACATGATGCGTCATACCGGACGCACGATCACCCGTACGATGTTGTTCGAAGCAGTGTGGGGCTATCACTTCGACCCGGGCACCAACCTGATTGATGTTCATATGGGAAGGCTTCGCAAGAAGATCGATCCTCCGGGGACGCAACCCATGATTCAAACTGTCCGTGGCTCTGGCTACATATTCGGCTAA